Below is a genomic region from Candidatus Protochlamydia phocaeensis.
GTTTCCAAAAACAGGCTTGCCAGTAAGGTCATCGTTGCAACCGGGGAACAAGATGATTTAATGAAAGGTCAAGGAAGGCTGCGCGATCGGCTGCTATCTATTTTCAAGTCTGAGGAGTGGCAGAAAAAAGATGTCAGCTTTATTAGCCTCAACGCTTTCGGCCACAATGATGAAATAGAATACGCGAGCTCCGACTATCGATCGAATATACAAAATTCAATAGAGTTTATGCGCGATAGACAAAAGACGCTTGAGACGAAATTAGAGCAAAAAAATTTAGATGACTTTGAAAAGTTGGAACTTCAAAGCGATCTTGCCCAACTTAGGGATCGTTTCCAACAACTACAAACGGATTTAGCTCATCTGAATCATTACCATGCCCAATTCATGGAATGGGCGACTACCTAGGGTATCGCTATTGCCACTACAAAAGACACCAAAATTGATTGACGACCATTTAATGATTGACGTTTTAAGCCAGTAAGAAGACAATTCTTATTAATTCTTTTTATTATTCACCTTATCATTAATAAAGAAGGGGTTCTTTCGCAGCGATTGAAAGCCTTATTAATGAGATGGACTTTATTCTAGTTAATTTTATGTCTTTGGTTATTGAGAACCTGTCTTTTTCTTATTCGAATAAGATCATTCTAGACAATCTTCACCTAAGCCTTGGCCAAGGAGATATCGGAACCTTAATCGGCGCTTCCGGTTCAGGAAAGTCTACTTTATTTAAGTTATTGGCCGGTTTATTGCCGCTCCATCAGGGAAGCATTTACATTAATGGCCATTCCCTTGATTCACCTGAGCGGACTTCCTGTATTGCCTATATGATGCAGCAAGATCTTTTACTTCCTTGGCGTACTGTCCTTGCAAATGTCATGCTTGTAGCCGAACTGGGACTCCATCCTAATCCTCAAGCCTTACAAGAAGAAGCCTACCGTCTCTTAGATGAAATGGGGCTTCGCCCTTATTTAAATTATTATCCCGAACAACTATCTGGAGGCATGCGGCAGCGGGTCTCTCTTGCCCGCTCCTTGCTGCAGAAACGGCCGATCCTTCTCTTGGATGAACCTTTTGGCGCTTTGGATGTCGGCCTAAGAGAACATCTCTATCAGCTCTTGCATCAAGTGAGAGACAAATACGGCACAACGATTTTAATGGTTACCCATGATTTCCGAGATGCCCTTTCCCTATCCCAGCACCTATTCCTGCTTTCCCAAAAGCGGATTTATAAAAAATGGACGCTTTCGAGCGACTTCAAATCCGATTTTATCAAAATGGGGCATTTACAGACCGAACTACAAGCCCTGCTCAATTACTCCCCGACAGATTAATCGAACAGCAGCCCACTTTTCTTTGTTGACTGAATTTGGTTTTGTCTTTTGAACGGATGGCAAAACGCAGGTTGTTAAGGCGGATTTCTTGGCGTATCAACGTAAGGCGTATCCTGATAAGAGACTTGCCGCATTTGATTAAATAAAGAGGGATAAAAAAAATAGATCACTAGGAAAATAGCTAATACGCCAATCCAAAACAAGATGACAACCCAACGATTCACTTGAAAAGAAAACAATTGATTTTTCATCCTTCCTCTTTTAACTTTAAATATTTAGAGGCTACCGTCGAATCCATCCTGGTCTAGGCTTGCATTCTTCCTAGTGAGAAATAATCTCGAATATAGACGATTAGCCCTTCTACGCCAGTCTATTTAAACAAACTAACTCTTCTTGAATTCCGCCAGTAATGCGTATATATCCGTTAGGGTCCAAGTATACGTCGTATTCCATTCGCACACCAAATTCCCCTGGAAGATAAATTCCCGGTTCGACAGAAAAGCAAGTTCCGGGAATTAAGAAGCGGAAATCATGCGTTTCCAAATTATCCAGATTGGCCCCCGGTCCATGGACGTCCTCTCCGATATTATGACCTGTCCGGTGAATAAAGTAAGCGCCATATCCGGCCCCTTCAATGACATCTCGGCACGCTTGATCGACCTGCCACCCTTGAAGGGATTTCCCTTCTTCGTAATGCTTTTTAATAAAAGCAGTTGCAAGGTCTCGGGCCTCCTTTACAATATGGAAAATGGCTTTTTGCTTATCTGTCGCTTTGGAAGCCGCAACTCCTACACGCGTGATATCGGCATACACGGCCCTGGGCTGATTGCGCTTGCACCATAGATCGAGAAGAATGAAGTCCCCGGGCCTGATTTCTTTGGCCTTTTCTTTGGAAGGGCTGTAATGGGGATCTGACGAATGCTCGTTTACGGCGCATGTGGGAGGATCAGAGGTCAGGCAATCCTTTTTCTTCATTAAGTCGAGCATAAATTGCTGCACTTGGTATTCATTAATTCTTTCACGAGAAGAAAGCTTACTCTCAATCAAGCTCCATGTTTGATCGGCGATGCCCTCGAGGACAGCAGCTGCCTCTAGATGGCTTTTTACTTGTTCCTCCGTCCACACGCTTGTATAACGCTGCAATAGATTGGCCGAACTGACGATCTCAGAGCCTGCCTTGCGCATCAATTCAACAGTTCCTGCATCTACTCGAGAAAGGACCGGCAAGGCATTATAAGGGGAATATTCCATGGCAATTTTCGGCTTCGTGACGGCAAGGGAAAATAGAATTTTTTCCAATTCTTGCCATCCCCTGTAGGCTTGCTTGATTCCCGGCAGATGATCGAGCACGTAAGGTTCGACAAGAGAGACGATTTTGATGGGCTTGCCCTCTTGAGGGATCCAATAAAAAAAACGCCTTGTCAGCATTTTACCAGGAGGAATATCCAAAAAAGTATAGGCTAACGGATTGCATCGCTTAAAATCATATAGGAGCCACCCTTGCACATCCTGTTCTTTCAAGTCGCGCTGGACGTCTTTTAGTTTTTCTTCAAATGTCATGCTAGTTTCCCTTTATCAACCTGATTTTGAATGTTTCGGCTTTGGTGTGTGTCAAAGGGCAGAAAAATTCAAAATCAAGCTATTACAATAATTGATGAGCGCGCAGCCAAAACTCAAATGCGTGCCAAATTTCAGGAGAAATTGTTTGCTGATCGGCTAACGTAGGAATAGTCAGTTGCCATGCCTCCAGTTCCCACTGGCGCGTTTTCTCACTTTTATCGGGCTGATAATGGCAATAAATGGCAAAGGCTTCATCTGGATGCAATCTAGAATAATCAATACTTTTTTGTAAGGCTTTTTTAAATCGATCAACGAAAAAAGGCTGAGAATAAGGGGTTTTCTTATTTGCTAGAAAGATCAATTCATAATAGGAAGGAATTCCAAGCTCGGTCAGCTTGAAAAACCGCGTAGGGATTCCCAAGCTACGCAAATGCGCCGTTTCAATATTCCAATAAGCGCCATAAATGACATCGACTTTCTTCATTCCAAGCGAGGTGACCAAATCAAACCCCACATTAAGCAATTCTTTCGGATAAATGGAATGATTAGACAAAAGCGCTTGCAAGGTTTGCGCTTCCTTTCCCCCTGTACAAAAGCCAAATTTCTTTAAGTTCAAATCTTGCAAATGCTGAACGCCTTCTTTATCGCGGAAAATGAGGGCGTTTAAAGGCTCCTGAATAAGAATGCCAATGGGTTCAAGCTCTGCCTGTTTTTGGAAAGTCCGGATGGTATGAGGCATATAAGATAGCGCAATCTCGCACTGTTCCAAGAGCAAATAAGTGGTCGAATGGCCGGGCTCTTGCAACTTTTGGATCTGCAGGTTGATTCCCTCTTCTTGAAAAAATCCTTTCTTTAGCCCGACATAAAGCGGAATATGATTGGGATTGGGAAGCCAATCTAAGACTAAGCGGACTTGCCCCGAACCGGCATTGCGCTGGCAGCTATAGATAAAGGCTGCGCTTGCGGTCAAGATAAGAAAAGACTTGGCCCACCTTGAGAGGAACGCCTGCTTGATCAATAGTTTTAATGGCCGCCGCTGCGAAGCTAAGCGTTCACAAGAGACAGTGATAAAATAAAAGAG
It encodes:
- a CDS encoding ABC transporter ATP-binding protein, whose translation is MSLVIENLSFSYSNKIILDNLHLSLGQGDIGTLIGASGSGKSTLFKLLAGLLPLHQGSIYINGHSLDSPERTSCIAYMMQQDLLLPWRTVLANVMLVAELGLHPNPQALQEEAYRLLDEMGLRPYLNYYPEQLSGGMRQRVSLARSLLQKRPILLLDEPFGALDVGLREHLYQLLHQVRDKYGTTILMVTHDFRDALSLSQHLFLLSQKRIYKKWTLSSDFKSDFIKMGHLQTELQALLNYSPTD
- a CDS encoding M24 family metallopeptidase: MTFEEKLKDVQRDLKEQDVQGWLLYDFKRCNPLAYTFLDIPPGKMLTRRFFYWIPQEGKPIKIVSLVEPYVLDHLPGIKQAYRGWQELEKILFSLAVTKPKIAMEYSPYNALPVLSRVDAGTVELMRKAGSEIVSSANLLQRYTSVWTEEQVKSHLEAAAVLEGIADQTWSLIESKLSSRERINEYQVQQFMLDLMKKKDCLTSDPPTCAVNEHSSDPHYSPSKEKAKEIRPGDFILLDLWCKRNQPRAVYADITRVGVAASKATDKQKAIFHIVKEARDLATAFIKKHYEEGKSLQGWQVDQACRDVIEGAGYGAYFIHRTGHNIGEDVHGPGANLDNLETHDFRFLIPGTCFSVEPGIYLPGEFGVRMEYDVYLDPNGYIRITGGIQEELVCLNRLA
- a CDS encoding ABC transporter substrate-binding protein; its protein translation is MKKVLPITFFLIAFLISWELFNYFNHDFIFVIPSPSQVILRLWDKADRFGFHTIVTLKEMVAGLAIALLAAFPSAWIMDRSRLASSVLQPLFILVQCIPMFTLAPIMVVWFGWSFTAIVIPTALMVFFPLTINIYQGLRSVPQEFEDFFKTHQATTWQVLTKLKLPWALPHFFSGLRLAAAIAGIAAVAGEWAGSQEGLGVLMMESRRDMDLETNFAALLCLTLLSYLFYFITVSCERLASQRRPLKLLIKQAFLSRWAKSFLILTASAAFIYSCQRNAGSGQVRLVLDWLPNPNHIPLYVGLKKGFFQEEGINLQIQKLQEPGHSTTYLLLEQCEIALSYMPHTIRTFQKQAELEPIGILIQEPLNALIFRDKEGVQHLQDLNLKKFGFCTGGKEAQTLQALLSNHSIYPKELLNVGFDLVTSLGMKKVDVIYGAYWNIETAHLRSLGIPTRFFKLTELGIPSYYELIFLANKKTPYSQPFFVDRFKKALQKSIDYSRLHPDEAFAIYCHYQPDKSEKTRQWELEAWQLTIPTLADQQTISPEIWHAFEFWLRAHQLL